Genomic segment of Streptomyces zhihengii:
GGTCCACCACGCCGTCACCGATCAGCCGCATGGCGCGGCCCACCACGTCGGCGCGGACGTTCCACTCCGCGGAGCCCGGCACGGCGTCCGGCCGGCAGCGGCGGCAGGCGCGGTAGCCGGCGCCCTGCGCCGCCGCGGCGGTGCGGTAGAAGGACACGTTGCGGCGCTTGGGCGTGACGGCCGGGCAGCTCGGCCGGCAGTAGATGCCGGTGGTGGACACGGCGAAGAAGAACACGCCGTCGAACCGGGCGTCCCGGCTGCTCACGGCCTCGTAACGGCTGTCCTCGACACGGATGTCCTCGGCACGGATGTCCGCGGCACGGCTGTCCCCGGCAGTGCTGTCCGCGGCACGGACGTCCTCGACGGTCATACGCCCAGTATGCGAGCGCGGGCCGCCCTCGGCTGGCGGGATTCGGACACCGCGGCGGAGCCGTGGGCGCCGGGGTCCGGCGTGCGGACCGGCCGCTCCGACGGGCGGGCGGGCAGACCGGCAGTCGGACCGGCGGACCGGAACCGGCCGAACACGCTCCGCATTACCTGCGACGTAATCGACGCCATGCGGGATTTCTGTCAGGGTCGGAATCATGACGACTTCCGAAGCCCGTGATCTCCAGCAGGACAGCCTCGAGGCGGCCGTTTCCCGGCTGAAGGCCGAGGCGGGCGACCGCCTCGCGGCCCGGCACCGCGTCGACTTGGACCCGGCCGAGCTCGCCGCCGCGGCCGGTGCCGACCCGGCCTTGGTCGAGGAGCGGTTCCCGGACCGGGACGCCCTGCTGACCGACCTGGTGCTGGGCGCCTACAACGCGATGGGCGACAGCGCGGAGCGGGCCGCGGCCGAGGCGGAGAAGGCCGGGGCCGATCTGCTGGGCCGCTGGGTCGCCTGCTGCGAGGGCGTCCGGACGTGGGCGCTCGCCCACCCCGAGGAGTACGTGCTGATCTGGGGCCGCCCGGTGCCCGGTTACGACGCCCCGCCGGAGACGATGGCCGCGGGCGCCCGCACGGTCCTGGTCCTGCTCGGCCTGGTCCGCGAGGCGCTGGCGGCCGGCGAACTCGCCGTGGACCACGTGCCCGCGCCCGAGCTGTCCGAGGGCATGGCCCGCACGATCGAGCCGCTGGCCCAGGGGATGTTGAGCGGCCTGCCCACTCCGGTCATCACCCGCATGCTGATCATCTGGACTCAGCTGCACGGCATGGTCGGCTTCGAGGTCAACGGCCACATCGCGGGTGTCGCCGCCGACCCGGCCGCCTTCTTCACCCACGCGGCCACCGCCATGGGCCAGTACGTCGGCCTGCCCCACTGACCCCGTGATCCCCCGGTGACCCGAGTCGGGGATGCGGTGGCGCAGGCGGCCCGGTGGCCGGGTGCGGTCGGCCGCGGGCGGTCAGGTGCCCGGGGCCGGCCGGAGGGTCAGGTCGACGGGGCCGGCGGCGGGGGTGGCGGCGGTCAGGAGAGGGCCGTACAGGTGGACGGAGCGGTCCGGCAGCGCGGTGGCGGGCAGGGCCGTGCTGCCCAGGACGCGTCCGCCCTGGACGGCGACGATGACGGGACGGGCGACCCGTGCCCCGGTGCGCAGGACGAAGCGGCCCCCGGGCGGCGGCACGGGGACGGCGGGGAGCAGGTTCGGCGTGATGCGCAGCAGCGGCGCCGCCACCCGGAGGGGTACCGCGGGGTCCTGCGGG
This window contains:
- a CDS encoding TetR-like C-terminal domain-containing protein translates to MTTSEARDLQQDSLEAAVSRLKAEAGDRLAARHRVDLDPAELAAAAGADPALVEERFPDRDALLTDLVLGAYNAMGDSAERAAAEAEKAGADLLGRWVACCEGVRTWALAHPEEYVLIWGRPVPGYDAPPETMAAGARTVLVLLGLVREALAAGELAVDHVPAPELSEGMARTIEPLAQGMLSGLPTPVITRMLIIWTQLHGMVGFEVNGHIAGVAADPAAFFTHAATAMGQYVGLPH